TGCACGGTGCCGGTGAAGGCCTCGGGGAAGGCGGCGAAGCGCACCTGGGCGCGCCGGCCGGGCGCCAGGAGCCCCACCTCGCTCTCCAGCACCTGCACCTCAACCTTGATCGGGTCGAGCGCCACGACGGTCATCAGCTCGTCGCCGGCGCGCACCCACTGGCCGGGGACCACCTTGAGCGAGGCCACCCGCCCGGAGAACGGCGCGCCCACACGGGTGCGGGAGAGGTCGAGGCGCGCCTTGCGCAGCCGCACCTCGGCCGCGTCCAGCCCGCTCTTGGAGCGCGCGAACGCCTCGCGGTCGCGCCGCACCCGCTCGTCGGGGATCTCCTCGTTGAGCAGCGTCCCCTCGCGGTAGAGGGCCTGCGCCTGCCGCACCGCGGCCTCGGCCTCCTCCACCGCCAGCCCGTACTCGGCGGCGTCGAGCGCCATCACGAGCTGCCCGCTCCCCACCGCCTGGTTCTCGCGCACGGGGAGGCTGGCGATGCGGCCGGTGACCTGCGCCACCACCACCGCCTTCTTCCACCCCTCGGCCTGCCCCGCGGCGGAGACGGCCAGCACCAGGGTGTCGCGCACGGCGGCCGCGCCTTCGACGGGGATCGCCACGTCGGTGGAGAAGCCCTCGGAGGCCGAGGTGGCCGGGCGCGGGCCCTTCGACTCGCCGCCGGCGCCGTCCGCGTCCGACCCGGTGCGGATACGCGCGTAGATGCCGGCGGCCGCGGCGAGGACCAGCGCCAGCGCGGCGGCGGCGATGACGAGGGTGCGGCGGGAGGGCTGCATGGGTCCGAGACGCGCTCCTGGGAGACCTGCGGGAAACAGCCGAGCCGGACGGGCGAGGGAGAACGAAACTTAGTCCAACGCAACGGCTTCGACAAGTTGGGCGCCAAATGTCCGGCCCGCCCGTCCCGCCGAAAGCCGCGGGGTGCACCGTCGCGGTCTGGTGTGACGCCGGGCCGCGGCGGAGCGTTGCCCGCAGGGCGGCCGGGCGGGGCTTCGCTGCCGCATTCTGTCCCTTGCGCGCCGCAGAGCCGCAGCGGCGGAAGGCGAGGCCCCCTCGCGCGCCGGGACACGTAACAGATTGCGAGACAGGCCGATCCGTGTTCCCGCGCGGGCCGGCCGCCCCCGAAAGAGCCGGCGGAACGGCGCCTGCTCCAGCCATGGCCGCGGGCAGGCTGCACTCCTTTTCATTTCATTTCATTTCTGGAGGTGTTCATGTCCCTTCCCCTTTCCTCCCGGCGCGCCCTGCTCCGCGGCGCGCTGGCCGCGCTCGGGCTCCTGGCCGCCTGCGCGGGGCGAGTCGCCGGCCCCGGAGAGCCGTCCCGCCCGCCGCCGGACGGCACGGCCCCTCCCGGACAGGTGCGCCCCCTCGACCCGCTGACCGCGGCCGAGCGCACGGCCGCCGTGCGCCTGGTCACCGAAGACCAGCGCTTCCGGCAGATCGTGGCCGGCCGCGCGTTCGACGTGCCCTACGTGGAGCTGCTCGCGGTCAAGCCGATCAGGACGGGTGCCGAGGACCCGCTGCGGCCCGCCGCCGTGGGTCGCGTGGCCGAGGTACTGGCGAGCGTCTACGAGCGCCGCTTCGTGGGCGTGCGCGCGCTGGTGGACCTGGAGCGGGGCCGGGTGATGGAGGTCACCTCGTTCACCCCGGAGGAGGAGCGGGAGCCGCGCGAGGCCGGTGCGCCGCGCTTCTCGGTGCCGTTCTCGGACGCCGAGCAGGCGCTCGCCCGCGACCTGGCGCTGCGCGACACCCAGGTGCGCGGGCTGCTGCGGGGCGACCCCGCGGACTGGGTGGTCGAGGGGCTGCCGATCAGCACGCGCATCCCCGGGGTCTGCCCCTCGGGGCGCTGCCTGGACCTGATCTTCCGCCGCGGCGACACCTACCTCACCAGCCGTGTGGTGGTGGACATCCCCAACCGTACCGTCCTCGTCCGGAGGGCCCGCCCATGAGAGCGCCGACCATCTGCCGCGCCGCGGGCGCGGCCGTCCTGCTGGCCCTGGGCTCGGCCCGCGCCGCCGCGGCCCAGCCCTGCTCCACCCCGTACCTGGTGCAGCACACCTTCACCGGCGGGGGGAAGCAAACCGAGTGGATGCTCTGCTGGCAGACCCCCACCTCGTGGGGACTGGTCATCACGGCCGCGTTCTTCCGCCCCGCCCCCACCCGGCCGTGGATCCGGGTGTTCTGGGATGCGCGCGTCTCCGAGATCTTCGTCCCGTACCACAACGGGGTTCGCTTCTACGACCTCACCGACTACATCAAGGGCCCCGAGACCCTGGGCGCCGGCGACTGCCCCGCGGCGGCCGGAGGCACCCTCCTGGCGGGGGTGGTCTGCAAGGAGGTGCACGACCGGGGGATCGCCTGGAAGAGCCACACCGCCGTCCGCCGCGGCCAGGAGCTGGTGCTCTGGGGCTCGTTCAAGGCCGTCAACTACCGCTACCTCATCCGCTGGACCTTCCGCGACGACGGGGTGGTGCTGGGGGAGATGGCCGCCACGGGGTCCAATCTCCCCTGGAACTGGCCGGTGTCGCACACGCACGACGCCATGTGGCGGCTGGACATCGACCTGAACGGGTGGGCGGGCGACAACGTGCACCGCACCGTGCACGCCGAGGTGGGGACGGGCGCCAGCGACACGGCGGTGCCGGTGGCCTCCGAGCAGCCGCTGGACTGGAGCGCCACCGAGTTCACGCACCTGCACGTCTTCGACGGCGGCCTGAAGAACGGGCGGGGGAGTGTCACAGGCTACATGCTGATGCCCGTGCGCACGGGGAGCTCGCGGCACGACGAGGCGTGGACCGGGCACGATGCCTGGGTGACGCGGTACGACCCGTCGGAGATGCGGCCCCGGTTCCTCCCCCACTACGTCGCCCCCGCGCAGTCGACGGCGTCCACCGACGTGGTGGTGTGGTACTGGGGCCCCCTGCACCACATGTACCGCGACGAGGACGGCAACGCGGACGGCGGGGAGTTCGAGGGGGTGGCGCAGACGATGTGGACCGGCTTCATCCTGAAGCCGCAGAACCTGTTCGACGGCCCGCCGTTCTACCCGTGAGGGCGCGCGCCGCGCCGCGGCCGCGCTAAGGCCCGCCTCCCGTACGCCGGGGGCGGGCCCTTTCGTTCGGCCTCGCCGGATGCTCCCCGGCTTCCCGAACCCGACCGGAGTCCGTAACTTCCCTGGCATCCCGCCAGGCCGCCGTTCCAGCGTCACGATCCCGATCCGGCTACCACCCGAAGCCCGCCCATGCCCAAGCCGTTGCCGAAGCCGCTCCAGCACGTGGTCTGGGCCGCCGTCGCCGTCCTCGGGGCGGTGGCGCTCGGCCTGATCGCCCTGCACCGCGGCGAGACGATCAACGCCGCCTGGCTGGTGATCGCCGCCGTGTGCACCTACGCGGTCGCCTACCGCTTCTATGCGAAGTTCCTCGCCCGGCGCGTGCTGGAGCTCGACGACCGCCGCGCCACCCCGGCCGAGCGGCTCGACAACCACGTCGACTTCGTGCCGACCCACCGGTACGTGCTCTTCGGCCACCACTTCGCGGCCATCGCCGGGGCCGGCCCGCTCGTCGGACCGGTCCTCGCCGCGCAGTTCGGCTACCTGCCGGGGACGCTCTGGCTGATCATCGGCGTGGTGCTGGCGGGGGCGGTGCAGGACTTCGTGATTCTCTTCGCCTCGATGCGGCGCGACGGCAAGAGCCTGGGGCAGATGGCGCGCGAGGAGATCAACCACGTGGCCGGCTTCACCGCCATGGTGGCCGTGCTCGCCATCATGGGGATCCTGCTGGCGGTGCTCGCGCTCATCGTGGTGAACGCGCTCCGCCACTCGCCCTGGGGCCTCTTCACCATCGCCTGCACCATCCCGATCGCGCTGCTGATGGGCGCGTGGATGCACCGGATCCGGCCCGGGAAGGTGGGCGAGGCGTCGGCGATCGGCGTGGTGCTCGTGCTGATCGCGACGGTGGCGGGGCGCTGGGTGGCCGAGTCGCCGGCGCTGGCGGGCCTGTTCACGGTGGAGGGGACCACGCTGGTGTGGCTGATGATGGCCTACGGCTTCGTGGCCTCGGTGCTCCCGGTGTGGGTGCTCCTCTGCCCGCGCGACTACCTGTCGACGTTCCTGAAGATCGGCACCATCGTGCTGCTGGCCGCGGCGATCCTGGTGGCGCTGCCGGAGATCCGCATGCCGGCGCTCACGCGCTTCGTGGACGGCACCGGGCCGGTGTTCGCGGGCAAGCTCTTCCCCTTCGCCTTCATCACGGTGGCGTGCGGCGCCATCAGCGGCTTCCACGCGCTGGTGGCCTCGGGGACCACGCCCAAGATGCTCACCCGCGAGAGCGACGCGCGGATGGTGGGCTACGGCGGGATGCTGATGGAGAGCTTCGTGGGGGTGATGGCGATGGTGGCGGCCGGCATCCTGGACCCCGGCGTCTACTTCGCCATCAACGCGCCGGCCGGGGTGGTGGGCCCCACGCTCGACCAGGCGGTCCGCACCATCGCCACCTGGGGCTTCGTGGTCTCGCCCGAGCAGATGCAGGCGCTGGCCGCCTCGGTGGGCGAGCAGACGCTCCTGGCGCGCACGGGCGGGGCGCCGTCGCTGGCGGTGGGGATGTCGCAGATCTTCTCGGGGGTCTTCGGCGGGAGCGCGCTGGCGGCGGTGTGGTACCACTTCGCCATCATGTTCGAGGCGCTCTTCATCCTGACCACGATCGACACGGGCACGCGCGTCGGCCGCTTCATGCTGCAGGAGATCCTGGGGCACGTCTGGAAGCCGCTGGGGCGCACCAGCTGGTACCCGTCGATCGTGGCCTCCAGCGCGCTGATCGTGGCGTTCTGGGGGTACTTCCTCTACCAGGGCGTGGTGGACCCGCTGGGCGGGATCAACTCGCTCTGGCCGCTCTTCGGCATCTCCAACCAGCTGCTGGCGGCCGTCGCCCTCTGCGTGGGGACGACGGTGATCATCAAGATGGGGAAGGCGCGCTTCGCCTGGGTGACGCTGCTGCCGCTCGTCTGGCTGGGCGCGGTGACCTTCACGGCCGGGTGGCAGAAGGTGTTCTCGCCCGAGCCCAGGCTGGGCTTCCTGGCCCACGCGCGGATGATCGAGGAGCGCCTCGCCGCGGGCGCGCTCCCCGCGGGGGCGAAGACGATCGCCGACGCGCAGCGGATGCTCTTCAACGACCGGCTGGACGCGGGCGTGGCGCTCGTCTTCATGGCGGTGGTGGTGCTGGTGCTGGCCGTCTCGGTCCGCGAGTGGGTGATGATCCTCTCGCGCCGCAAGCCGGCGGTGATGCGCGAGGCGCCCTTCGTCCCCAGCGCGCTGGGGATCGCGGGGGACTGACGTGCACCCCGCCGCTCCTCCGGGAAGGGAGGCGCCGGCCGCGGGCGTCGTCCGGGTGTGGCGCTGGGGGCGCTTCCGCTATCAGGTGGCGACCCCCGGGATGGGGAGGGCCGTGGTGCCCGCCGGGCGCTGCTGCGCGTGCGGCCGCCCGCCCGGCCCCGGCGTGTACTGGACGGGGGGGAAGCTGCACCTCCCCTTCATGCAGCCCCGGGGGACGCGGCTGCCGGAGTACGACTTCCCGCTCTGCGACGACTGCGCCCGCGCCAAGTCGCTGCGCGACGTCTTCCTCTGGGGCGGCGCGGCGCTCGCGTTCCTGGCCGTGCTGGCGCTCGGCGCCGCGGCGTGGCGGAGCGGCCCGCCGTCCGGGTGGCTGCGGCCGCTGCTCCAGCTCGTCGTGCTCGCGACGGGCGTGGGCTTCGTCGTGGGATGGCTGGCGGCGCGGCTGGTGGGGCTCGTGTACCCGCGCGTGCGCCGGGGGAACCGCGTCGCGGGCGCGGTGGACTACGCGTTCGAATCGTACCGGGCCGGGTACCGCCCCCAGGACTACCGCTGCTTCTTCCGCTTCACCAGCGAGGCGTACGCGCGCGACTTCGCCGCGGCGAACGGCGCCCGCGGCCGCGCGGGTGAAGCGGCGGTGCCGGCACCGGATCCCGGCGTCGTGAGCCGCTCCTGAAAATCCCACGGTCCCGAATCTTCTCGCGGCGCCGGGCCGTATCCTCCGGCCGTCCGATCGCAGCCCGTCCCCTCCGACCGCCGCAGAACCTTTCGATGGAAGCCCCGGCCCTCCCGCTTTCTCCCGCTTCCCGCGGCCCCGCCCTCCCCCGCGCGTCCGCGGCCCCGCACTCGCGCGCGGGCGCGCTCGCCTTCCGCGCGAAGGCGGCGCTCTTCCAGCTCCGCCGGGCGGCGGGCGACCTGCGGGCGGGGCCCAGGCGCCATCCGCGCTCCGCCGCCCTGGAGGACGCGCCCGTGCTGGCCGAGTCGGTGGCCCCGCTCTGGACGGAGGACGACGCGGCGGAGCTGCCGCTGGTGGCGGGGAAGGTGCACAACCTCCGCCTGGCGCTGCGCCGGCTCGACGGCGTGGAGGTGCCGGCGGGCGCGGTGTTCGGCTTCTGGGCGCAGGTGGGCCGGGCCACGCGGCTGCGGGGCTTCGTGGCGGGGCGCGAGCTGCGCGAGGGGTGCCTGGTCCCCTCGGTGGGCGGCGGGCTCTGCCAGCTCTCGGGCGCGCTGTACGACGCCGCGCTCCAGGCCGGGTGCGAGATCGTGGAGCGGCACGCGCACAGCCGCGCGGTCCCCGGCTCGTGGGCGGAGCTCGGGCGCGACGCCACCGTCTTCTGGAACTACGTGGACCTGCGCTTCCGCGCGCCGCACCCCTTCCGCGTGGAGGCGCGCATGGACGCGGGCACGCTCACGGTGCGCCTGCGCGGCCCGCGCCCCGCCGGGCGGGCGGCCCCGGCCGGGGCGCCCGGGCGGGCGCGCGCGCTGCGGGTGCTGGGCGCGGGGCCGCGCAGCTGCGCCAGTTGCGGCGAGGACGGGTGCTTCCGCCACCTGGAGGCGCCGCCGGAGCCGGTGGGGCGCGCGGCGCACCTGGTGGACGAGTGGTGGCCGGAGCTCGACGGCTGGCTGGCGGACGTGCGCCGCCCGGGCGACGTGCTGGGGGTCCCGCTCGACGGGCGGCGGCTGGGGAAGCCGGCGTACGCCTGGACGACGGACGGCGCCGCGCGCGTGCGGCAGGGCTGGCGGGTGGCGCTCGCGCGCGCATGGCGGTCGCGGCGGCTGGCGGCGCAGGGGGCGGCGCGGCAGCGCGCGCTCCTGGCCGCGGCGGCGGCGCTGGCGGAGAGCTACGCGCCGCTCCTGCGCCACGACGTGACGCACGTGGTGGCGGCGCAGGGTCTCCTCCCCTTCCTGTGGCGCGCCGGGCACCTGGGCGGGCGCACCTTCGACGTGCTGATGACGGCGCCGCCGCTGGGCGAGCTGCACGCCCGGCTGGACGCGGCGGCCCGGCTGCACCCCGGGAGCCCCACCCTGGCCGACTTCCGCGCCGACGCTGCCCTGGTGCGCGACGAGGCCGAGGCGCTGGCCCACGCGCGGCGGATCGTCACGCCGCACCGCGACGTCGCCGCGCTCTTCCCCGGCCGGGCCGAGGTGCTGGAGTGGGCGCGCCCGGCCGCCTTCGCGCCCCGGCCGAACCCGGGCCCGCGCCCGCGGATCGTCTTCCCCGGCCCCACGGCGGGGCGCAAAGGGGCATACGAGCTGCGCTCGGCGCTGGCCGGTGTGGACGCGGAGCTGGTGGCGATGGGGTCGCGGCTGGAGGGGCCCGGCTTCTGGGACGGCGTGCGCCTGGCCGCGCCGGAGGGGCACTGGCTCGACGGGGCGGACCTGGTGGTGCTCCCCGCGTTCGTGGAGAACCGGCCGCGCCGGCTGCTCGAGGCGCTCGCGGGCGGCGTCCCCGTGGTCGCCACGCCTGCCTGCGGCCTGGGCCCGGCGGAGGGGCTCACCCTCGTCCCCGCCGGCAACGCCGACGCCCTCCGCGACGCGATCGCGGCCGTGCTCGCCGCGCGCGGCGTGTGAGGCTAGGGTGTATTCGGAAGAAAGATCTGCGAGTTTCTATCGCAGACCAGCATTTTCAACTCCCACGCTGTCCTCACCGCTTGGCTTGGCGCCTGTTTTTCCCATCGTCTTCTACGTCAAGAGGCCTGGTACGCTCGGCAGGTGAGAGCGGCTGTCCTGTGCTGCTCACCACCTGCTTCCAGAACATCCCTGGGATTGGGATTTTCTTCTTTCCCTCTCCCACCAGGCTCAGCGGGACGAGGACGAACTCGGCCAGCCACTGCGAGATCATGAAGTCGGTGTAGCCGCCCAAGGCGTTGTCGACGGCCAGCGCACCCAGCCGCTCGCAATAGATCTGGTCGTGTGCATTGGCTGGCACGGCCCGGATGTGGTGGCGCGGCTGGTTCGTGAACACCTCGATCTCCTTGTCCCGCGCGTCGTGCACGCGCTTCTTCAGCTCATCCCTGAGGTAATCGCAGAAGTCCGCCTTCTTCACCTCCCTGTCCTTGAGCTTGGCCTTCTTGCCTTCGAGCACGGCTCCCGCCCCTTCCGCCATGACCACCACCGCATGAGGCGTGTGGTCCCTCTCCTGCACCCTTTCTTCTACGTGGCGGATCACGTCGTCCAGGTACTGCCTCGCTTGGTCGACGCTGAGGGCGTCGAACACCTCGGGAATCAGCACTAGGTCGACGTGCCCGCTCGCTAGCGCCGCGTTCGCCGCCACGAATCCGGCCTCGGCGCCGAACAACTCAATCACGCAGATCCGCCGGGTCGACTCGGCCTCGCTACGCAGGATGTTGATGACGCGGGTTGCCCGTTCTACCGCTGTGTTGAAGCCGAACGACTGCCAAACCCACAGCAGGTCGTTATCCATCGTCTTGGGGATGCCGACGATGCTGCGGGTGGGGTTTGCCAGCGCGAGTTCGTGGGCGACCTTCAGCGAGCCGTCACCGCCTATGACGTACAGGATGTTGATCTTGTGCCGGGTGAGATTCCCGGTGATGTCGCGTACCAGCAGTTCGAGTTCGTTGTCGTCCTTCTGTCCCCCTCGGACGTTACCCAGCTTCGAACCTCCGTCGTAAAGCCATTCCTCGGTCATCTTGGGTGTGAGCGGGACCTTGTTGTCGGTCAGGTTGCGGAGCCCTTCGAAGCTGTTGTAGACGCCGAG
This genomic interval from Longimicrobium sp. contains the following:
- a CDS encoding efflux RND transporter periplasmic adaptor subunit; amino-acid sequence: MQPSRRTLVIAAAALALVLAAAAGIYARIRTGSDADGAGGESKGPRPATSASEGFSTDVAIPVEGAAAVRDTLVLAVSAAGQAEGWKKAVVVAQVTGRIASLPVRENQAVGSGQLVMALDAAEYGLAVEEAEAAVRQAQALYREGTLLNEEIPDERVRRDREAFARSKSGLDAAEVRLRKARLDLSRTRVGAPFSGRVASLKVVPGQWVRAGDELMTVVALDPIKVEVQVLESEVGLLAPGRRAQVRFAAFPEAFTGTVQTINPVVESGTRTARVTVTIPNPGGRILPGMYARVSLEAQRFADRVLVPRSALLERDGRPMLFVFEGEGDRGLAKWRYVTPGRQNDSLVEILPSEDTDSVRPGERVLTAGHLTLIHDARVRLVDDVKDAGGRPQ
- a CDS encoding carbon starvation CstA family protein is translated as MPKPLPKPLQHVVWAAVAVLGAVALGLIALHRGETINAAWLVIAAVCTYAVAYRFYAKFLARRVLELDDRRATPAERLDNHVDFVPTHRYVLFGHHFAAIAGAGPLVGPVLAAQFGYLPGTLWLIIGVVLAGAVQDFVILFASMRRDGKSLGQMAREEINHVAGFTAMVAVLAIMGILLAVLALIVVNALRHSPWGLFTIACTIPIALLMGAWMHRIRPGKVGEASAIGVVLVLIATVAGRWVAESPALAGLFTVEGTTLVWLMMAYGFVASVLPVWVLLCPRDYLSTFLKIGTIVLLAAAILVALPEIRMPALTRFVDGTGPVFAGKLFPFAFITVACGAISGFHALVASGTTPKMLTRESDARMVGYGGMLMESFVGVMAMVAAGILDPGVYFAINAPAGVVGPTLDQAVRTIATWGFVVSPEQMQALAASVGEQTLLARTGGAPSLAVGMSQIFSGVFGGSALAAVWYHFAIMFEALFILTTIDTGTRVGRFMLQEILGHVWKPLGRTSWYPSIVASSALIVAFWGYFLYQGVVDPLGGINSLWPLFGISNQLLAAVALCVGTTVIIKMGKARFAWVTLLPLVWLGAVTFTAGWQKVFSPEPRLGFLAHARMIEERLAAGALPAGAKTIADAQRMLFNDRLDAGVALVFMAVVVLVLAVSVREWVMILSRRKPAVMREAPFVPSALGIAGD
- a CDS encoding VanW family protein, with protein sequence MEAPALPLSPASRGPALPRASAAPHSRAGALAFRAKAALFQLRRAAGDLRAGPRRHPRSAALEDAPVLAESVAPLWTEDDAAELPLVAGKVHNLRLALRRLDGVEVPAGAVFGFWAQVGRATRLRGFVAGRELREGCLVPSVGGGLCQLSGALYDAALQAGCEIVERHAHSRAVPGSWAELGRDATVFWNYVDLRFRAPHPFRVEARMDAGTLTVRLRGPRPAGRAAPAGAPGRARALRVLGAGPRSCASCGEDGCFRHLEAPPEPVGRAAHLVDEWWPELDGWLADVRRPGDVLGVPLDGRRLGKPAYAWTTDGAARVRQGWRVALARAWRSRRLAAQGAARQRALLAAAAALAESYAPLLRHDVTHVVAAQGLLPFLWRAGHLGGRTFDVLMTAPPLGELHARLDAAARLHPGSPTLADFRADAALVRDEAEALAHARRIVTPHRDVAALFPGRAEVLEWARPAAFAPRPNPGPRPRIVFPGPTAGRKGAYELRSALAGVDAELVAMGSRLEGPGFWDGVRLAAPEGHWLDGADLVVLPAFVENRPRRLLEALAGGVPVVATPACGLGPAEGLTLVPAGNADALRDAIAAVLAARGV
- a CDS encoding 6-phosphofructokinase translates to MARIPDLRRMTSEREILLQHVAEGRNFDTAVKQLDPQPHKNHLGQDILGLFRTHEHRKAVIADNWLLKQFQAAGLEVPSFLEAGPREDLHHDPHKVNVAIVTTGGLAPGLHRVVHSIVKRHDLYDNKGKVLGVYNSFEGLRNLTDNKVPLTPKMTEEWLYDGGSKLGNVRGGQKDDNELELLVRDITGNLTRHKINILYVIGGDGSLKVAHELALANPTRSIVGIPKTMDNDLLWVWQSFGFNTAVERATRVINILRSEAESTRRICVIELFGAEAGFVAANAALASGHVDLVLIPEVFDALSVDQARQYLDDVIRHVEERVQERDHTPHAVVVMAEGAGAVLEGKKAKLKDREVKKADFCDYLRDELKKRVHDARDKEIEVFTNQPRHHIRAVPANAHDQIYCERLGALAVDNALGGYTDFMISQWLAEFVLVPLSLVGEGKKKIPIPGMFWKQVVSSTGQPLSPAERTRPLDVEDDGKNRRQAKR